One Fimbriiglobus ruber genomic window carries:
- a CDS encoding recombinase family protein, which translates to MNPSDPTIPFGHKIRPRHRDRLAVVSIRQSTSHQVVSNRESADLQYQLRQRAVTLGWADERVLVIDDDQGISGTSVDNRPGFQRLLAEVSLEHVGIVFGREMSRRSRSCRDWHPLLELCALFQVLIADADGVYDPTEPSDRLLLGLRGMMSEAELHVLKARMHQGKLNKARRGELFTCVPIGYVRSPDDGIARDPDEQVRSVVSLVFATFAELGSLTKTHAYFVANNIPLGLRVYQGPGKGRLVGQRPRRSTLYGMLRHPISAGAYAFGRCPFDPQRRIAGKPKSGRRVAPPEDWVCWLKDKVPADISWEQYEENGRRLTANDRGPGSKKATGRAPTRLNGIVRCGRCGQPMAARSARASANPRYACDREFQEYGGARCQSVVAGDPDRLVESLVLRAVEPASRELSFRAAERLEEDRERLHTHWKQRVERAGYEADRARRPYEAVDPANRLVARERERQWEQKLAEHQRLTEDYARFQVEQPRHLNDSDRGRIVAVAADLPGLWRSPTTTGGDRRAIVRLLIEGVELARHGESERVDVAIHWRGGTTTRHEVRQGLRKDTSVERYAELRQRVVTLRGEGLTADQIAGVLNDEGYRVARGETFTGHRVRQLWARFGRSGVPAGVRDASDLPGSDEYWLPTLADRLGVKPIVVHRWRWSGWLHARQLRGENGRWIVWASATEIRRLRRLRAFERKHHGRRTPPVELTKPALRTQSDHPTTHSQSGGK; encoded by the coding sequence ATGAATCCCAGTGATCCCACCATCCCGTTCGGGCACAAGATTCGGCCCCGTCACCGTGACCGGCTGGCCGTCGTTTCCATTCGCCAATCGACCTCCCATCAGGTCGTCAGCAACCGCGAGTCGGCCGACCTCCAGTACCAACTGCGTCAGCGGGCGGTCACGCTGGGGTGGGCGGACGAGCGCGTGCTGGTGATCGACGACGACCAGGGCATCAGCGGCACCTCGGTCGATAACCGCCCGGGATTTCAGCGGTTGCTCGCCGAGGTCTCACTCGAGCACGTGGGGATCGTGTTCGGCCGCGAGATGAGCCGACGGTCCCGGTCGTGCCGGGACTGGCATCCGTTGCTGGAATTGTGCGCCCTCTTCCAAGTTCTGATTGCCGACGCCGACGGGGTGTACGACCCGACTGAGCCCTCGGATCGCCTCCTGCTCGGACTGCGAGGTATGATGTCCGAGGCCGAACTTCACGTCCTGAAGGCGCGGATGCACCAGGGTAAGTTGAACAAGGCGCGGCGGGGGGAACTGTTTACCTGCGTACCGATCGGGTACGTTCGGTCACCCGACGACGGCATCGCGCGGGACCCCGACGAGCAGGTGCGTTCGGTGGTCTCGTTGGTGTTCGCCACGTTCGCCGAACTCGGATCGCTCACGAAGACCCACGCGTATTTCGTCGCGAACAACATCCCACTCGGCCTGCGGGTGTACCAGGGGCCGGGCAAAGGCCGGTTGGTGGGGCAGCGGCCACGCCGCAGCACCCTCTACGGGATGCTGCGGCACCCGATCTCCGCAGGAGCGTACGCCTTCGGACGGTGCCCCTTCGACCCCCAGCGACGGATCGCGGGGAAGCCGAAGTCGGGCCGCCGGGTTGCCCCGCCCGAGGACTGGGTCTGCTGGCTCAAGGACAAGGTGCCGGCGGACATCTCGTGGGAACAGTACGAAGAGAACGGTCGCCGGCTCACGGCCAATGACCGCGGACCGGGATCGAAGAAGGCAACGGGTCGGGCGCCGACGCGGCTCAACGGAATCGTCCGGTGCGGGCGTTGTGGCCAACCAATGGCCGCGAGGAGCGCGCGGGCGTCGGCGAACCCGCGCTACGCCTGCGACCGGGAGTTCCAGGAATACGGTGGGGCACGCTGCCAGAGCGTGGTCGCTGGCGACCCGGACCGCCTGGTCGAATCGCTGGTCCTCCGGGCCGTCGAACCCGCGTCACGGGAGTTGAGCTTCCGGGCGGCCGAGCGGTTGGAGGAGGACCGGGAGCGGTTGCACACGCACTGGAAGCAGCGGGTCGAACGGGCCGGTTACGAGGCGGATCGGGCGCGGCGGCCGTACGAGGCGGTCGATCCCGCCAATCGCCTGGTGGCCCGCGAACGGGAACGGCAGTGGGAGCAAAAGTTGGCCGAACACCAACGACTGACGGAGGATTACGCCCGCTTCCAGGTGGAGCAACCGCGGCACCTGAATGATTCCGACCGGGGGCGGATTGTGGCCGTGGCGGCCGATCTGCCGGGATTGTGGCGAAGCCCGACAACGACGGGAGGCGATCGACGGGCGATCGTGCGGCTGTTGATCGAGGGTGTGGAGTTGGCACGACATGGCGAGTCGGAACGGGTCGATGTTGCGATTCACTGGCGTGGCGGCACGACAACCCGCCACGAGGTCCGGCAGGGGCTCCGGAAAGACACGTCGGTCGAACGGTACGCCGAATTGCGACAGCGGGTGGTCACTCTCCGCGGCGAGGGGTTGACAGCCGATCAGATTGCGGGCGTGTTGAACGACGAAGGATATCGAGTGGCCCGCGGCGAGACGTTTACGGGTCATCGCGTACGCCAGTTGTGGGCGAGGTTCGGTCGGTCGGGTGTCCCGGCCGGGGTCCGGGACGCGAGCGATTTGCCGGGGTCGGACGAGTACTGGTTACCCACATTGGCCGACCGTCTGGGCGTGAAGCCGATCGTGGTGCATCGCTGGCGTTGGTCGGGATGGTTGCACGCGCGGCAACTGCGGGGCGAGAATGGTCGGTGGATCGTGTGGGCGAGCGCGACGGAGATACGTCGGCTCCGCCGACTCCGCGCGTTCGAGCGCAAGCACCACGGGCGGCGTACGCCACCGGTGGAGTTGACCAAACCAGCACTCCGAACGCAATCTGACCACCCGACAACACATTCGCAGAGTGGAGGGAAATGA
- a CDS encoding DDE-type integrase/transposase/recombinase → MHSWNRAIQVVNHPANAPSKWLGLQALRTGWVWALNDTTLPSGFMYLAATIDWFSRYVVAWRLSNTLDGSFCQDMLDEALGRGTPEVFNTDQGVQFTAGGWIDRVERAGVSVSMDGRGRCLDNVFVERLWRSLKKEPTNTASR, encoded by the coding sequence TTGCACTCCTGGAATCGGGCGATCCAGGTAGTAAACCACCCCGCCAACGCCCCCTCAAAGTGGCTGGGTTTGCAGGCGCTCAGAACTGGCTGGGTTTGGGCGCTCAATGACACCACGCTGCCGTCCGGGTTCATGTACCTGGCGGCGACGATCGATTGGTTCAGCCGGTATGTGGTCGCCTGGCGGTTGTCGAACACGCTCGACGGGTCGTTCTGCCAGGACATGTTGGACGAGGCTCTGGGTCGGGGAACACCGGAGGTGTTCAACACCGATCAGGGTGTCCAATTCACGGCCGGGGGGTGGATCGACCGGGTGGAGCGGGCGGGGGTGTCGGTCAGCATGGATGGTCGCGGGCGGTGTCTGGATAATGTGTTTGTCGAACGCCTGTGGCGGAGCCTGAAAAAAGAGCCGACAAACACCGCCTCTCGATGA
- a CDS encoding helix-turn-helix domain-containing protein gives MSHQLTVAMSESILTLHQRGWSQRRIAHELGIDREIVARHLRLAAAEPNPATAGTGPQAIPAESNPATALTGSHALLPESAPARSAPDTPGRQVSDCEPYRDTIRAQFDLGLSIQRIFQDLVTEYGFAGSYHSVRRFANTLGVKQELRNFSITPRASASRAGAPPNRKFGGVESLNRSLYRCGTGRSLADQLR, from the coding sequence GTGTCCCACCAGCTCACAGTGGCGATGAGCGAATCGATTCTCACACTCCATCAACGGGGTTGGTCGCAGCGTCGCATTGCCCACGAATTGGGCATCGACCGCGAGATCGTCGCCCGACATCTTCGACTCGCTGCCGCCGAGCCAAACCCCGCCACCGCGGGCACCGGGCCGCAGGCGATTCCGGCCGAGTCAAACCCCGCCACGGCGCTCACCGGGTCGCACGCCCTCTTGCCGGAGTCGGCACCGGCCCGTTCCGCGCCCGACACACCCGGCCGGCAGGTCAGTGACTGTGAGCCGTACCGCGACACCATTCGCGCCCAGTTCGACCTGGGGCTGAGCATTCAACGCATTTTTCAGGATCTGGTCACGGAGTATGGGTTCGCCGGCAGCTACCACAGCGTTCGCCGGTTCGCCAACACGCTCGGCGTCAAACAGGAATTGCGTAACTTCTCAATAACCCCGCGGGCGTCGGCATCGCGCGCGGGTGCCCCGCCGAACAGGAAGTTCGGTGGCGTCGAGAGCTTGAATAGAAGTCTATATCGTTGCGGAACCGGCCGCTCTCTGGCGGACCAACTCCGATAA
- a CDS encoding IS66 family transposase: MNLSASTDGNDSGREVATPAAASWPEVIAGIRDDDRTPLVLLLLKVIEEYSQRIADLETELTQLTGEITQLKGGPKKPASNSKPSKLSKPFTPPLPDGKRPGSQKRSKTHDLPIHAEVPVTPKPLPPDAKLLRRDAFVVQDLVIKTHNTRYWLETWQAPTGEWIRGELPAGIRGHFGPGLLGFVLQQHYAAHVPQSRLLEELRDYGVDISAGQVNNMLTENHAAFHAEKDALLPTALQVFTCLNVDDSGAPHQGRYGSCLCICNEFFTSFHSSDTKERSKFLDVLRCGRIDYVLNEHAWAYLTRQGLPAKIWPLLQAEVSTGDVGERPFVTRTFADVSAWNQHLDGLGIDNAKHRQTMTEAALLGSAIAHGLSPNLGLVSDGSAIYALFVHGLCWIHQERNLAKLTPCGREQCQAMEEVLTAVWQLYADLKAYRLAPTPSQAELLRARFDAIVGRTTIWPELNAALQRMAGKKADLLRVLDRPDLPLHTNTAERDFRDWATKRKISAGTRGELGKRCRDTFLSLKSTCKKLGVRFTSYLQDRILKAGELLPLSELVRQRAAGSATI, translated from the coding sequence ATGAACCTTTCCGCGAGTACTGACGGCAACGACTCCGGCCGGGAGGTGGCAACACCCGCGGCGGCGTCATGGCCAGAAGTCATCGCGGGCATCCGCGACGACGACAGAACCCCTCTCGTGCTTCTCTTGCTGAAGGTGATCGAAGAGTACTCCCAACGCATTGCGGATCTCGAAACCGAACTTACGCAACTCACGGGAGAGATCACACAACTCAAGGGAGGTCCGAAGAAACCCGCGTCCAACAGCAAGCCCAGCAAGTTAAGCAAGCCCTTCACTCCTCCATTGCCCGATGGCAAGAGGCCCGGTTCGCAGAAGCGTTCGAAGACCCACGATCTGCCGATTCACGCCGAGGTTCCGGTCACGCCGAAACCGTTGCCGCCCGACGCGAAGTTGTTGCGTCGCGATGCGTTCGTCGTGCAGGATCTGGTGATCAAAACACACAACACGCGGTATTGGTTGGAAACCTGGCAGGCGCCGACGGGGGAGTGGATTCGTGGCGAACTGCCGGCGGGAATTCGCGGGCATTTCGGTCCCGGATTGCTTGGTTTCGTGTTGCAACAGCATTACGCGGCCCACGTTCCCCAGAGTCGCCTTCTCGAAGAATTGCGGGATTACGGCGTCGACATTTCCGCGGGCCAAGTCAACAACATGTTGACCGAGAATCACGCGGCGTTTCACGCAGAGAAGGACGCCTTGTTGCCGACGGCCTTGCAGGTTTTCACCTGCCTGAACGTGGACGATTCGGGGGCTCCCCACCAGGGACGTTACGGTTCGTGTCTGTGCATTTGCAATGAATTCTTCACGTCCTTCCACAGCAGCGACACGAAAGAGCGGAGCAAATTCCTGGATGTGCTGCGTTGCGGTCGGATCGATTATGTGCTGAACGAGCATGCCTGGGCCTACCTGACGCGACAGGGGTTGCCTGCCAAAATCTGGCCGTTGTTGCAAGCCGAGGTGTCGACCGGCGACGTGGGGGAGCGTCCGTTCGTGACACGGACGTTCGCGGATGTGTCGGCCTGGAATCAGCATTTGGATGGCCTGGGAATCGACAACGCGAAGCATCGTCAAACGATGACGGAGGCGGCGTTGCTGGGCAGCGCGATTGCTCACGGCCTATCGCCGAACTTGGGCCTCGTCAGCGATGGCTCGGCGATTTATGCCCTGTTCGTTCATGGCTTGTGCTGGATTCACCAGGAACGCAATCTGGCCAAGTTGACGCCGTGTGGCCGTGAGCAATGTCAAGCGATGGAAGAGGTGTTGACGGCGGTCTGGCAACTGTACGCCGACTTGAAGGCGTATCGTTTGGCGCCGACGCCGAGCCAGGCCGAGTTGCTGCGAGCGCGTTTCGATGCCATCGTCGGCCGCACGACCATCTGGCCGGAGTTGAACGCGGCGTTGCAGCGTATGGCGGGCAAGAAAGCGGACTTGTTACGGGTTCTGGATCGTCCGGACCTGCCGCTGCACACCAACACGGCCGAGCGTGATTTTCGGGACTGGGCGACGAAGCGGAAGATCAGTGCCGGCACGCGTGGCGAGTTGGGCAAGCGTTGCCGGGATACGTTTTTGAGTTTGAAGTCGACGTGCAAGAAGCTGGGAGTTCGCTTTACGTCCTACCTTCAGGATCGAATCCTGAAGGCGGGAGAGTTACTTCCTTTATCGGAGTTGGTCCGCCAGAGAGCGGCCGGTTCCGCAACGATATAG